The DNA segment CAGGTCATCGTCGCCAATGAAGTAATGCGCCTTGCCGGTATCGCACACGGCATCCATGCCCACGCAGCCCACATCCGAATCCACCTGGGTGAAGTTCCACACCTCGGCCGGGCCGGTGAAGCGCCCCACAAACGTGCTGCGGCGCTTGTAGACAATGATGTCGTCGCCCAGCCGGTGCGCGGCCGTGATCTCGCCTCCGGACTCCACCAGGCGCCCCGTGGTGCACAGGGTCGCCACGTTGGGCACCCAGTCCTGGGCATTCAGTGAAGCCGAACACCACCACCGGTCCGGGCTGTCGCCGTAGGTGGCATCCTGGGTGTTGAAGGCCATCACAAAGCCCTTCAGGCTGGCCAGAATCTTGGCCTTGGGTGCGCCCGCAATGGGCGCAAACGGGCCGCCCGTGGCCATGCGCATGCCCATGGACCGGCAGCTCGCCACCGTGCTGTTGGCAAACTGCGCCAGGCTCCAGCGCTCGTCCTGGCCCAGCGCAAATGGCGCACCGTCGCCGGACACATCGACCCAGGCACTGCCCGCCAGGCTGTACAGCCGCGCCGTCGTGCCGCAGATGGCCAGGCGGTTGCCGCTCAGGTCAATGGCCGCCAGCGCGCCGCGCACATCCTCGGTCAGCGCGGCCACACCCACCGGCGCCACGGCCGGCCCGGGGCGCATGCCCAGCTCGGACGGCAGCAGGTTCTCGCAATCCAGCAGCAGGCCCGGTGTGGTCGGATCGGCATCCGGGGCAAAACCCAGCACTTTGTTCATACCACCCCCGGGGCCATCACGGCCACTGATGCACCGGCCCAGCGGTGCGCGTTGTTGGCCGACAGCAGCTGCTGCACGGCCCCCTCGTACTTGGCGCTGTAGCTGGCCACCGCCTCCGGGTCGCGCATCCAGGCGCTGCCCATCTCGCAGCACTTCCACAGGTACACGTCGTAGTGCTCGCGCAGCAGCCAGTTGCTGTCGGACTGGAACACCAGCGCCGGCAGCTTCTGCAGGTACTTCAGGCCATAGGCCGTGGCCGGCTTGCCCGTGAGGTGCGCCACCTCGCCCACCCGGGCAAAGTACGGGCCGTCGCTGCGCTGGCGCCAGTCCTCATAGGGCAGCTCGCGCAGCACCGTTCCTGCTGCGCTCAGCTCGCGCAGCTCCAGCATGTCCACCGGCAGCGGAATCTCCCCGGCCGGCGT comes from the Comamonas terrigena NBRC 13299 genome and includes:
- a CDS encoding phage adaptor protein; translation: MTLVVPVAASPSAAAVANFAGLSASVARWLNRTDLGGVIPDFVRMAEAEFSRDTRLRSSFQLVDTSGYTPAGEIPLPVDMLELRELSAAGTVLRELPYEDWRQRSDGPYFARVGEVAHLTGKPATAYGLKYLQKLPALVFQSDSNWLLREHYDVYLWKCCEMGSAWMRDPEAVASYSAKYEGAVQQLLSANNAHRWAGASVAVMAPGVV